Proteins from one Telopea speciosissima isolate NSW1024214 ecotype Mountain lineage chromosome 1, Tspe_v1, whole genome shotgun sequence genomic window:
- the LOC122641133 gene encoding iron-sulfur assembly protein IscA, chloroplastic has translation MAFSANFHIHCPSLCRLPTNSSSALPRSSSSISFRSSPVHLNRGKPISIRSSSVTAPSTAGGLTPAVSLTDKALKHLNKMRSERNEDLCLRVGVKQGGCSGMSYTMEFEKRENARPDDSVIEYDGFVIVCDPKSLLFMYGMQLDFSDALIGGGFLFKNPNATQTCGCGISFAAEM, from the exons ATGGCTTTCTCTGCGAACTTTCACATTCACTGCCCATCGCTTTGTCGTCTGCCCACGAATTCTTCTTCTGCTTTGCCTCGATCGTCGTCTTCAATTTCGTTTAGATCTTCACCCGTACATCTCAATCGTGGGAAACCCATCTCGATTCGATCAAGTTCTGTCACAG CCCCATCAACCGCTGGGGGGCTAACACCTGCAGTTTCCCTGACAGACAAAGCGCTGAAGCATTTGAATAAGATGAGGTCTGAGCGGAATGAAGATTTATGCTTAAGAGTTGGAGTCAAACAGGGTGGATGTTCTGGCATGTCTTACACAATGgagtttgagaagagagaaaatgcaAGACCAGATGACTCAGTCATCGAATACGACGGATTTGTTATTG TTTGTGATCCCAAGAGCCTCCTTTTCATGTATGGAATGCAACTGGACTTCAGTGATGCACTTATTGGCGGAGGATTCTTATTTAAGAACCCCAATGCCACACAAACTTGTGGTTGTGGTATTTCGTTTGCCGCAGAGATGTAA